The Microtus pennsylvanicus isolate mMicPen1 chromosome 5, mMicPen1.hap1, whole genome shotgun sequence DNA segment AATCTGCTCAGTGATGTGAGACCAGGTCCCGGGAGTCTTGAGGGCCTCTAATCGTGCCCTGAGTTCGGATCTCATGGTCAGAATGCGGTCAGCCATTGTCTTCACATTACTTGTCCTGAGACATGGACACTGGTATCAACACCCGTTCACATAGATAAAGACGGTTACAGTTAAAAACTGTAATttagttgggcagtggtagcgcatgcctttaatcccagcactcaggaggcagaggcaggtggatctctgtgagttcgaaccTGGTCTGGTCTACTGTTCCAGGTCAGCTTAAGccatatagcaagaccctgaacccaaaacaaataaacagaaagcaaaacattttGCAATTTAAATTGAACACTTAACATGAGATCATGACCTACTATGGTACCTGTGTTCCTAGACAGATGGACTAacagccagagacacagacacaaggAAGTGTCAGTAAGAACTGTACTTCCTGATAGAGTCCAGTGCTGCTCTGTGGTACTATGGCTGTAATGCATTAAAATCCCAGTCACGCTTCACCGGGGTGCTGATACCAATAGGACCATGTACTCCGTTAGGCCTAATGGATCTCCCAGACATTACATGAAAGCCACGGTCTTCTCAGATAAGATAAAATACAGGTCTTCATCCTTCTCTACAGTTTCACTTCCTGTGGTTTCAGCTATCTTTGGTTAACCACAGTCAGAAAACATTAAGTGGAAAATTCTAGAAGATTTCATAAGATTGAAGTAGCAATTGTTAAAGTGTAATGTTACAATGACACCACTCCTTTATTAGTTAGTATTACTAGCCTCTTCTACATGTCTAGTCTAGGAGCTAAACTTCATCATCCTGTAAATTCACAGCAAAAAGAGGGAGAGCCCCAGAATGGTCACACTGCCTTGAAGTCAGACAATCTATTCTTGCAGTAACTCCTGTGTTTCAGCTTTACAGAGGGGACTGGACAGCGAAGGAACGAGGAACCGACATCCATCGCGGGGCTACCGGACATCTCAGGCGCTGTGCTACCACACACAACATGGGTACCAGCCCCACTTTATGGAAATACCTGAATTTTAGAGAGGTTAAGAGTGTTCTGCCTCTCCCACGATAAAAGGATAAAACCTAGGCAAATGCAGCTCACAATGCAGCTCTGCACCCCACCCTCACATGTCAGGGTCCAAGCCCCTTACCACTCCTTAAAGAGCTCAGGGTCAGAGAGGGTGAAGGCCACGATCCGTGCTCCCTGCGCAGGGGGATTGGACCAAGTGATTCGCACAATCTTCTCCATCTGGGAAAGGACCCGCTGGATGCCGTCGGATTCTTTTCCAACCACGGTCAGATTCCCCACTCTCTCATCTAAGGAGAAGATAAGACCCAGGCTTAGCTGCTGACGTAGTATTgagggggcagggaggcagggcagCGGCTCTGGAAGGCACTCACTGTAGAGCCCGAAGTTCTTGGAGAAGGACTGGGCACAGAAGAGCTCGAAGCCTTCAGACACAAAATAGCGGACAGCCCAGGCATCTTTCTCTAGGTCTCCAGATGCAAAGCCCTGATAGGCTGAGTCAAAGAAGGGGAACAGAAAACGGCGCTGCAAGGAAGAAGAGCAAGTCAGAGCAGGATGTCCTCTGGAAGCAGCCTCAGACGCGGGCCCTTCCGTCCCGCTCTGCCCTCAACTGTCCTGTGTGCACTCACTGCCGCTCTGCATCTGTTTCACTGCACAGCAAGCAGCAAACGACCACTTGTCAACCTCCCTTCTTCACAGCGTGCTGCGTGAAGCTCGGGGGCACTGTCCTGTGGCAGTGGATCCTTCTGCAGGAATTCTGGCAGGATAACTGAGGTACCAGCTGCCCAAGACAAAGCAGGCCATCTATTCTAATTGCTCTCACCTCTTCAGAGTCCCCCATGCTGAACCTGCATCTTTGGCACTGACTGGAcaaacctctcccctcccccgaaCTGTCCAAACCAGAAGCCTGAGTGGACCTTTACTCAAATCCTGCAGCTCATCCCACACATCTTAGCCCCTGATCCCTGCCAGCCTAGTCTCCTGAGGAGCTGCTTGCACCTCCCTTTCCCCACTGCTTCCTACTTCATCTGGTTGCTAGGACGCCCTCTCGGGCACTGGCAGCATCAACTTCTCTCCCAGCTGTCTTGCAGAGAGCCTCGCTCCACACATGTCTGATGTCACATGGCTCCCGACACTGTCTCAGCTAACTTCCCTCTGACCTATTCCACATCGTATCATCAGGGTGAACTTAAGGCTCAGCCCTATTTACTCTCTAGACATATCGCCTACCCTCCCTTGATCTCCCAGAACTCCAGGCAGTAATGCAAATGTCCTTCACTTCTTACACAGACACACTGTCTGCCGGGGTGGGGCTGTGGCCATGTTCCCCCTCTGCCCTTGCCAGCTTTCCTTCAGTCTCCTCCAGACAATGCCCTCTCATCTCTTCCCTTCCAGGACTCAGTGTGGAGACCACTTCTTCCAGGAAGACTAGCCTATCACCAGCCATAAAATCCGAGCTGTGCACCCCGCAGAACTCAGCCACACAGCGTCTCACAGTATCAGAACTGCTTTAATACTAAACTGGTCTTCCCAATCCGGCTATGCGCTCTTCAGGGTAGGGGCTGTGCCTGCTCTGTTCTCTACCAGACCCCGGGGTTGCCTTGTAAGCATCCCATAAACACGCTGATGAAGAATCTACACTTTGAGCTACAAATTCTTGTCTAGAAAAGCATCCTAAAGAGATCATGTTTCACTCTGTGAAGAAATCAGTTCAAGAAATCTGAAATAAATCTGAACATTCCTCAACTGATTTGCTCAATCCCCAAGATGTCATATTCATGAAAGGATCGTATGGCTATGAGAACTGACGCTGTCAAACATTCAATGGTGTCATATAAAGagataaaagggggaaatgctgcaaaaataatattaacaaaatGATTCCAcctttataaaacatatatattttaaaacctaCACAAACCCCAATATTCCCCCCACCAACACACTACTAGTGTCTGGTGGGGTAAGAGGATTTACAGTTaatatctattttcttctttggacTTCTCTCCACTTTCCAGATCCTCCAGTAAGCAGgctgtgttttaaataattatcAACAACTAGCTAAAATTAAGCCGTACGCCCTGTGTTTCAGATGCTCTGGAAGGGCAGGTACCTTCATGACGGCAGCAATCTGCTTCCACTGCTCTGGAGTCGGGTCGGTCCCGGTTGGGTTGTGCGCACAGGCATGGAGGACGAAGACGGAGAACTCGGGAGCATTCTGAGGGGAAGAAAGGTCCATCAGCTCTGACACAGCAGGCAGTTCAGGAGATGGTCAGCAGTACACGGGACCCAATAAAAGGGCAAAGGGCAACCACAGTCTGAGCTTTTCACATCTCGCTCTTACGTAAGCGGGCACTCTCTTACACGCTACTTCAAATGCACTATCTGATTTGGAGAAAAAGTCTCAGACTCTCACTTATCAACTGATCCAAAAGTTTTCCAGCTGCTCCTGACCCCGCAGAAGTCTCCACTGCTCTTCTGTACCACCCACCTCCAGATCACTCAGGAAGCCCTGGAGGTCGAGGCCTCTCTTCTCCGCATCCCAGTAGCGATAGGAGCGGATGTCCTTAAAACCGGCAGCAGAAAACACGGCATTATGGTTCTCTGAAAAGTAAAGGGACAAACATTAGGAGCTTTTACGAACAGGGGGTGGGAGTGTAATCAGAAGGAACACAGGCGAGCCTCAGGCTCTCAGGCCTGGTGAGCACTGGGCGTTGTGAGTTAGAGTACCTACCTAGCCTAGCTACTGAGCTAGAGTACCAGGAACAAGTCAAACCAGTTACAAGAACTCCAGACTTGCAGCCTACGGTGCCGCCTCCTACATTCACCTTTATACTGGAAGCCCTCAGCATGGGCTAAAATGCAAGACTGGAGAATCTGGGAAAAGGTGTCCCTGGCTGAAATCTGAGCAGCAGCTGTCTCGGGATGATGCCTTCCGGATATAGATTACCCCTTCCAGGCTATCACTGAGTGTCCTCAGGCCAGCCCTCCCAGctactctgctctctctctcccaaggctAACAGGCTCACCCCAGGTTGGCGACGATACATAGATGGGCGTGTCCTTGTTGTCAACGCCGTTGTACCATCGCCCTAAGAAATCAGCTCCGATTCGAAGTGCACCTGTTCCTCCTAAAGACTGCACACCTCCGACCTAAGAGAGAAGATTGGGGGTCACAGAGTGACGATGGTGACATCACCTAATACTCACAAGAGTAAGACAATAATGATGACCTACTTTGTGCCCGTTCTTTACAAATCCCTTAATGTAGGAGTTCATCAAAGCTTCCAACAATTAAGCAAGATCCTTTGAGCTGCTCATATTCACCAATGGGGAAACAGAGATGGGAAGGTTAGCGATAAACCCCCTGCTCTGTCACCAGCCAGAGAGCAGGGTGGCCAGGTTCAAGTTCACAGTTCCAAGAGGAACTTCCATTCTGAGGACAGGTGGAAGGACCTAGGCCATGCCAGCGTATGCCTTGGAAGGGAACCCATCTGTTCATGGTACCCATCCCAAGAGCACTCCTTTCAGGAGAAGTCCTGGAAATACACTTGAGCTGGCCCTTGACGCTATCCAGAACAGTTTAACCCCTGGAAATGTGTTCTCCCTAACAAAGATAAGAGGCagattcttctctccttcttcagCTTCCTCTCAGCTCTGAGTCCTAATATGGGCAATACTAGAAACCCCGTTTTTACCATTAACAAAAGTATTTCCACACAGGGTCTTATTTGGTCCTCACATACCCCTCAAAGTAAACTCTATGTCCCCAGGTGACAAATGAGGAAACAGATTGAGAGAAATAAATGGCTTGCAAAAGGACAGAGAGCAGGTTAGAGTCATGGGTGGGCACAAATGAGGCCTTCCCGCCCTGGATCTGGTCACTCTGTCTTCTGTATGTCACTCCatctacctctttgatttgaccTTCAAATTCTAGTGGGGCTTCAGCATAACTCCTTCAGTAGAGAAATGACATAAATTAGAAGCCACCTAATAAGTCTACAAGAGTAAGGAGAACAAAAGGAGCACGTGGAAAACATCTAGAGAGAAAAGGAggtggctggggatgtagtttatTGGTAaggcatttgcctagcatgtggatggctccaagttcaatccccagcaacatGTAACTTAAAAAGAGAACGagccggcagtggtggcatataATCCCAatatctgggaggcagagacaggcagatctctgagttcgagccagcctggtccacagagcgagttccaggacagtcagggctatacagagaaaccttatctcgggggcgggggtggggggagcacagAGCTGGGCACTAAGCTAACACTAATACTAAAAGATAGCAAAGGAAAACAGTGAGGGCAGGGGATCCTGACACTAGCTCAGCCCTCCCTCCTGTTCCAGAAGCAAACACAGAACTGAAAATGCTCCTTAAAAACATGAGCCCACTTCACTAACACGAGCTACCTGGCACTCCTAACGTATATGACACATGAAATATTAAACATTCAAATCATCATGTCCTGAAGATTTAAAGACTAGACGGCTTCAGTGCAGCGTAAGTTACTCTAAACACCAGTAATCAACAGAAACCGctttttatgaataaataaagtaGCAATTTGGTCTTTGTGGAAACTAAATTTTAACTGAGAAAGTCCTATATATTTGGTAAGAAGGAAACTAGATAATATCTAAGGAAATAAGTTCAGACAATTCTTGGAGTCAGTCACCTTGGTTCCAGTTGCTAAGCAGAGAGCAGAGGTAGCCAGAACAAAGGAGCTGAAAGGTTAAAGCCGGACAAGACAGGCTCCACGTCTCCTGGCTATGTGGACACTGCTCTACAGGAGATGAAAGGGACATTTTGTTGGAGTCCtaaagtttgaaaatgaaaaagtagTAAGGAACAGTGAAAGTCCCAGACCTTGGGCTAATGTTCAATTAGCCCAATTAGTTCAATTGAATGGGTGCTGTATGTATAGGGAGAACAACATTACTGCTCAGCTCTGTTCCTTCTTCATGGCTTGTCTCCActactcctcttcctctcctgtccACTCCAGTTAAAACTGAATCTAGCCTCCCTCCCTCCGCCATAGCTAGCacacctccctctcctctctctctacgGCTTCTGAAGCAAAGGTTGTCCGTATGGTCACCTGGATACTAGTACCATCTAGCCAAGTGTCCAGCCCTTCTGACAAGCAAGTGCATGACTAACTCGAACATCCAAGACTCTCAGAAGTCCCACGAGCTAATGTGGAATGTGTGCAGAGTAAATGAGCCACGGTCCCTGCCAGGATCACATGCTGTTAGAGAAAAGGCTTATAAAATTAGACATTGCAGGgcgctggagacacagctcagcagTCGCTGCTCTTTGCAAGAGGACCCGGTTTCAGTTTCCTGAACCCACAAAGTGACTCACGGCCATctgaaacttcagttccagaggaaccGAAACACTCCTccgacctccatgggcaccaggcacacgcgTGGCTCACAtattcatgcaggcagaacactcacacacacaaaataaaataaggacatTTTCTAATTAGACATCATAGTTAAAACACAGTGAGTTCTGCTATTCCCACAGTCAACAGTCACACCATAAGTCAAGAGAACCTAAAGAACTGGCCACACCTAAGAAAGTGGATGATTCAGCACAGAGCTGACCCTTGGTCAGGTCTTGAAGGTCTTAGAGGCAGGGATGAGGGAgctggggaggcaaaggaagggCGTTCCACACAGTGGGAACAGCCAGGCAAGGGTTCTGAGTTCTGAAGGCCTGTGGGGCTGAGGAACAGCAATGCTCTCAGGATGGCAGGATCCGGCTGGAGCAAATTCTCAGGGCAGCAGTGGAGGCGGAAGCAGGTGGCACAATCAGCTCTTTTGATAGGGAAGCTCTCGGGCTGTGTGTGGAAATTGtactgggaggaaaaggagaccAGAAAGTCAATGAGGTTGTTGTAAGACCACGTGAGCTGATGGCGGGCTGAACTAAGTCATGGAGAGAACTTCCAGGAGAGAGAAAGGCTCAGTGCTAAGGAGCAGCTGGTACCTAGGGCAAGGCAGCTGCTGGGAAGTATCCATAAAGACTGATGATTAGGTTCTGAAATCAAAAGACAATGTAGATGAACTAGACCAAGGCTCTGTTCCCAGGTCAAGGCCATGAGTTTGGAGTCTTAAGAGCTCAAAACCCAGATCCATGAACAAAGTAACCACGTGAGAATGCAGCCTTCTTAGAGGAAGCAGCTCCCCAGCATGGCCTCTCATCTGCCAACAACTGCAGAGCCagacccccaccccagctgctcACTTTCAAACTACATTAAGATCGTCTACAACTGGTCAAACTGCAGAGAGTAATTGTCAGTGGAGTGTACAGCCACAAATAGGACTTCtgtaacacaccacacacacacacacacacacacacacacacacacacacacgccaggcTCGGGGACTGCTGAAGAGGGGGTGAGAAAAgagtcagaggctggggaggaCTGGAGCAACACAGTACGTTCTGGACCCCTGCCTCGTGGGCCCACAGCGGCTGTGGCTGCCTGTATAAGAAGACCACGCCAGTCAACACTCTAGCACAGGGTGTGAAGGGGTCTACGAGCCCCCACCCCAGTTGGGGAGCTGTTGAgagctgatggcttctggagaAGAAAAGGTCAGTTTTTCTTCAGGCTGTGGCCACTGGTAGGCAGCCTGGTTGGCCCCGTGCAGCAATGGATGGATGGCCTTATATCCATATATAGCAATGGATGGATGGCCTTATATCCATATATAGCAATGGATGGATGGCCTTATATCCATGAGTACACCGGCAGTACAAACTGGACTCGgggtattatttttttaaaaagcacaaagtCAGAATCGGGGAGGGGTGGATCTCAAAGAAGTGGAGCTGAGTACACTCAAAATACAATGCATGACATTCTTAGACGATTAATACAACTATTATATGTTCTAAAAGACTGTTCACTTTCTGGGGAAACACTGGATTTTCAGGGCAGCTTTTAAAGCCACCCCTCCCCACGAACACCTTCAGTTCCCTGAGGCAGGTCAAAGCCTTCCACAGAAACCTAGTCCAAACTTCGATTACTTGTCTAATCAGTGCCCTGGGTTCCAAGACCTTCGCCAGAGCCTGCCTCCTGCAAGATCGAGCAGGATGGCGcctgtgcagtgtgtgcaagCTTAACTTCACCTTGACACTTGGCTTATCAGGGCACCTGGAGAGGAATGTGCCTCTATAAACAACACGTGGGGAACACCTCGCGCGACTCCACAAACGTGGCCTTTTCAAGGTGTGACCCGTGGCCTGCATTACGACGTGGCCTGGAAGGTATCAAGGGCAGCTGGTTCCAATTGCACAACACCTGACCGGACTCTAGCTCTTCCCTTTCCACCACCCAGCCGGGTTTACGCCTTCAAACAACACTTTCGTTAGGTAAGCCCTgcacaaactcaggtctttaggcaACTACCTCTCTCCCTGGGCCACTCCCCACACGCCTGTCCCAAGAGCAGCACTGCTGATTGCTTTTATCTTCTCTACTTCGCTGTTTTCAAACCTGCAGGTACTTTGGAGTCGATGCTGGCACgttttaaaaataatcctgtTGCGGGTTGTGGGGAGAAAAGAGGGCCGTGCCCCTCCAGGATTCTGATCAAAATGGCTTGGCATGGGGTTCACAGGGTACAGTGTACAAACTCACAGGTAATACTACGATATGGCAACAGCTGAGTCGGAGCCCTGGCTGGGTACACACGTCCTTCAAACACAGCTCATGTCCCACCTGCAGCCTCaagggtctctctctccctcaaatCTCTCCATCACCACTTCTTACCACACACTCCCTATCGCACAGGGtccactcccaacacacactATTCGTCCACACGTTTCCACATGTCTGTAGTTGTAacacaggcagagaaaggagagccaCTAAGGGAAAGGCTAGAAGAATCAGCAAACATACGGCAGGGCAGGAATTCTGGGTCTTGAATGTTGAGGGACCACAGACACCTTCTGAGATTCTGGTTATAATTAAGGCAACTTTTCccccagaaataaacaaaattctgcatatattttcagaAAGCCCCTATGCGAGAATTCCTAGTGGGATTATGAGCTACAGATTATCTTCGCTCTAGACTGAAGATACAGAAACCAAGTAGGTAAATGACTTGCCTATGGCCAAAGCAGTGGCAGAGACGTGTCTATACGCCCCCAGACTCTTGGGATTCCATCAGTAACTACTGCCTGATGATGTACTGGGCAAAACTCATCAAGTGAAGCTGAGCTCTGGACACGACCACACTGCCTGCTCACAGCCATTAAAAATGCATTTGCTGGGCTCAGTCCTGAAGAACACTGGATACTCTTACAGGGGCCCtggattcgattcccagcacccacatggcagctcacaaccatctgcaactccagtcccaggtgaatccaacgccctcttctagcctccttggGCATCAGGCACTCACAGGAAGCACAGCCgtgcatgcaagcaaaataccaccccccacacacacacacaaaatcagtaaataaataaaacttaaaagaggTCAGCTTgccttcaaagaataaataacaaaaatttattttctgacaATTCTCAAGACATAAATTTCAATATTTCAAACAAattgacttttctattttttttattttttaaacattcacaGAAACTATTCATACCCCAAACTCACCCGATTCTCCTTGAGAGCGGGGCTGTTGTCCCCAAGTACGAGGCGAGAAGCACAGGTTCGGAACTCTGTCAGGCCCAGGATGGGCA contains these protein-coding regions:
- the Got1 gene encoding aspartate aminotransferase, cytoplasmic: MAPPSVFAQVPQAPPVLVFKLTADFREDPDPRKVNLGVGAYRTDDSQPWVLPVVRKVEQKIANDSGLNHEYLPILGLTEFRTCASRLVLGDNSPALKENRVGGVQSLGGTGALRIGADFLGRWYNGVDNKDTPIYVSSPTWENHNAVFSAAGFKDIRSYRYWDAEKRGLDLQGFLSDLENAPEFSVFVLHACAHNPTGTDPTPEQWKQIAAVMKRRFLFPFFDSAYQGFASGDLEKDAWAVRYFVSEGFELFCAQSFSKNFGLYNERVGNLTVVGKESDGIQRVLSQMEKIVRITWSNPPAQGARIVAFTLSDPELFKEWTSNVKTMADRILTMRSELRARLEALKTPGTWSHITEQIGMFSFTGLNPKQVEYLVNEKHIYLLPSGRINMCGLTTKNLDYVATSIHEAVTKIQ